The stretch of DNA TCATAGTCAGATCTTTGAGCAACACGAGTTTCTCCTATTTCAAACAAAACTTTTTGAATAGGAGAAAAAAGTGAGTCTATAGGAAGAGTCCCAAGAACTTCAATGTCTTTTCTTTTTTCTTCTGCCGGAATATACCCTTTCCCTCGCATAATTTCTAGATCGAGTATTAAATTTGCATCTTCGTTTAAAGTAGCAATTAATAGATCAGGGTTCATGATTTCTATTGAAGAATCTACCGCCAAATCTCCAGCCTTAAAATACCCTGCCCCTTTCAATTCGAGGTGAATTATCTTACTCATATCTCTATCTTCAGGTTCGTATTTGATTCGAACTTGCTTAAGATTCAAAATAATACGACTAACGTCCTCTGTGATCCCTTCAATATAAGAAAATTCATGAGTGATGCCCTCTATACGAATAGCAGAAATTGCAGCACCTTCAATTGAAGACATGAGTGTCCTACGAATTGAATTTCCAATTGTTGTGCCAAATCCTCTTTCAAAAGGCTCTGCGATAAATTTTCCATAATTTGGAGTATTTGTTTCAGTTACAAATTCAATCTTTTTCGGTCTCTTAAAACCTTTTAACAAATTCTTTGGTGCCATTCTTACCTTTCCGTAAAATAAAATCTATTTAGAATACAATTCTATGATCACTTGCTCTTTAATCGGCATATCAATATGCTCTCTTGTAGGTAGAGCAATAATCTCACCCGATAAATTCACATAATCAGGTGTAAGCCAAGAAGGATGACGATTCAGAGATTGTGCATATTTTATATTTTGATCCAGTAAACTGGACTTTTTGAATTTTTCTCGAATTTCTATCTTATCGCCTATTTTAATCTGATAGCTTGCAATATCGACCCTATTTCCATTTACATTGATATGTCCCTGAGAAATAAAAGATCTAGATTGTGCTCTTGATGTTGCAAGACCTAACCTATAAACTACGTTGTCTAGCCTTCTTTCTAACAATTGCAGAAGTATATCACCTGTAATCCCTGTTTGAGATTTATGGGCTTTCGCAAAATATTCTCTGAACTGCTTTTCAAGCACTCCATATATTCTTTTTACTTTTTGCTTTTCACGTAATTGTAAAGAATATTCCGATACCTTTCCTTTTTTCTTAGGAGGAAGTCCAGGTGGATTTTTTCTGTCTTCAAAACTACATTTATCCTTATTTAAGCACCGACTACCTTTTAAATAAAGTTTTAAACCTTCTCTTCTGCATAGTTTACAAGCTGGTCCTGTATATCTCGCCATATTCTAACTCACACTCTTCTTCTTTTTCTCGGTCTGCATCCGTTATGAGGCAGAGGAGTAATATCTTTTATAATTTTTATTGCTAATCCTTTTGCTGCAAGAGATCGAATTGCTGACTCTCGTCCAATTCCGGGCCCCGAAACCAATACATCAACTTCACGAATTCCTGATGCTTCAATTGCCTTATCTGCAGCATTTCCAGCAGCAATTTGAGCTGCATAAGGAGTAGATTTCTTAGACCCTCTAAATGCCATAGCTCCAGATGTTGACCAAGATATTACATTTCCGGCCATATCAGTAACAGATACAATTGTGTTATTAAAAGAAGCTTGTATATATACCTTGCCTTTAGGGATATTTTTCTTTTCTTTTTTCTTAACTTTTTTTTCTTTTTTATTTTTCTGATTTTTTTCCATGATTAGTCCGTATTTTACTTAGTCACTTTCTTTTTATTTGCTACAGTTTTCTTTCCGCCCTTTCTGGTTCGGGCGTTGGTTTTCGTTCTTTGTCCTCGAACAGGTAAACCTCTTCTATGACGAAGCCCACGATAACAACCTATATCCATAAGCCTTTTGATATTTAGGTTAGTTTCAGAGCGAAGATCACCTTCAACAGTTTTTTCTTCTTCAATAACTTTTCTAATTGCAGCTTCTTGTTGATCGTTCAAGTCTTTTACTCGAACACTAAAATCAACACCTGCCTTATTCAAAATCTTTTCAGATGAAGACCTGCCTATTCCAAATATATAGGTCAGCCCAACTACTATTCTTTTATCTTTAGGAAGATCAATTCCAGCAATCCTCGCCATTATCTCTGCCTCTGTTTGTGTTTAGGATTTGCACAAATCACACGAATCACACCTTTTCGTCTGATAACTTTACAACTGCTACATATTTTTTTAACTGATGTTCTAACTTTCATATTTCCCTACTTCTTACGATAAGTAATTCTACCCTTGGTTAAATCATAAGGTGAAAGCTCAACCGTCACCTTGTCCCCAGGTAAAATCCTGATATAATGCATCCGCATTTTTCCAGAGATATGGGCTAAAATCTTATGCCCATTTTCTAACTCAACACGAAACATAGCATTTGGAAGAGGCTCTGTAACAGTACCGTCCACTACAATCGCTTCTTCTTTTGCCAATCTTTTACCCTAACTCCTTTTTGATCCTATCTGCAATCTCTTCCACAGTTCCAAGTCCATTCACTTCGCTTAAAATACCTTTTTTGCGATAATAATCCAAAAGTGGAAAGGTTTTTGAATTATAATTTTCAAGACGATTTTTGATAGTTTCCTCGTTATCGTCTGAACGACCTTCTTTTTTCGCTCGTTCTAAAAGGCGAGTAATAAGCTCTGAGTCTGGCACGGATAGATTAATAGCTGAGTCTA from Leptospiraceae bacterium encodes:
- the infA gene encoding translation initiation factor IF-1, whose product is MAKEEAIVVDGTVTEPLPNAMFRVELENGHKILAHISGKMRMHYIRILPGDKVTVELSPYDLTKGRITYRKK
- the rpmJ gene encoding 50S ribosomal protein L36 produces the protein MKVRTSVKKICSSCKVIRRKGVIRVICANPKHKQRQR
- the rpsD gene encoding 30S ribosomal protein S4; this translates as MARYTGPACKLCRREGLKLYLKGSRCLNKDKCSFEDRKNPPGLPPKKKGKVSEYSLQLREKQKVKRIYGVLEKQFREYFAKAHKSQTGITGDILLQLLERRLDNVVYRLGLATSRAQSRSFISQGHINVNGNRVDIASYQIKIGDKIEIREKFKKSSLLDQNIKYAQSLNRHPSWLTPDYVNLSGEIIALPTREHIDMPIKEQVIIELYSK
- the rpsM gene encoding 30S ribosomal protein S13; protein product: MARIAGIDLPKDKRIVVGLTYIFGIGRSSSEKILNKAGVDFSVRVKDLNDQQEAAIRKVIEEEKTVEGDLRSETNLNIKRLMDIGCYRGLRHRRGLPVRGQRTKTNARTRKGGKKTVANKKKVTK
- a CDS encoding DNA-directed RNA polymerase subunit alpha, translating into MAPKNLLKGFKRPKKIEFVTETNTPNYGKFIAEPFERGFGTTIGNSIRRTLMSSIEGAAISAIRIEGITHEFSYIEGITEDVSRIILNLKQVRIKYEPEDRDMSKIIHLELKGAGYFKAGDLAVDSSIEIMNPDLLIATLNEDANLILDLEIMRGKGYIPAEEKRKDIEVLGTLPIDSLFSPIQKVLFEIGETRVAQRSDYEKLTLDVWTDGSIAPEDAVAQAAKILKDHLSVFINFEEETEEESDEMDESDQKFKASLSKHVEELELSVRALNILRSLEIDFVGDLVKRNEEELTKSRHYSDACLNEMKSKLAQSGLSFGMRDF
- the rpsK gene encoding 30S ribosomal protein S11 — translated: MEKNQKNKKEKKVKKKEKKNIPKGKVYIQASFNNTIVSVTDMAGNVISWSTSGAMAFRGSKKSTPYAAQIAAGNAADKAIEASGIREVDVLVSGPGIGRESAIRSLAAKGLAIKIIKDITPLPHNGCRPRKRRRV